The genomic stretch ACTATGTACCATAGTCCTGTCCCTGTAAGCCCTTCACCTTTACTGAAGTGAGCATAGTTAGTGAAGAGCGGACCTGGATCCTGCCCCCGGACCTCAAGCCACTGCCTGAGAGCTTCTATAGTCTGCTCCGGGAGTGTGATAGCCTCTCTCTCTCCACTTCTCCCCTTGCCCTGGATCCATGCCCTTTTGCCTTCGAGATCCACGTTCTCAAGGCTCAGGGATGCTACCTCTCCACGTCTCAAGCCCAGGTCATACATAAGCCTTATGATTGCCTTGTCTCTCTTACCCTTCGGGCTGGCTCCCTCTATCGCATCATAGAGGGCCTTTACTCCGTGTCTGCCCGGGCCTCTTGTGTCACGGCATGCTTTAGCCTTCTCGTTAGGGACCTCTAACGTCCAGGAGATAATCCCCAGGGTTTTAGCTAGGGAGATCACGGACCGTAGAGCTGATAATCTTCTGTTTACTGTCGCCGGGGTCTTCCCTGCA from Candidatus Auribacterota bacterium encodes the following:
- a CDS encoding tyrosine-type recombinase/integrase; amino-acid sequence: MRDELISIRRGEVLEYPQGRIDELLNAFLSRRSETTRKAYQTDLQDFAKYTESEDLKSAVMGLVSQGPGRANSIALQYKGSMIHAGKTPATVNRRLSALRSVISLAKTLGIISWTLEVPNEKAKACRDTRGPGRHGVKALYDAIEGASPKGKRDKAIIRLMYDLGLRRGEVASLSLENVDLEGKRAWIQGKGRSGEREAITLPEQTIEALRQWLEVRGQDPGPLFTNYAHFSKGEGLTGTGLWYIVRRLGERAGLVTRPHGIRHASITEALEVTKDPRAVQRFSRHRDLETLMRYDDNREDLGGKVAEAVASGL